One segment of Candidatus Latescibacter sp. DNA contains the following:
- a CDS encoding outer membrane beta-barrel protein, which produces MKKITALATVFLLAAILTGTVYALPGVTFDVGAALPTPSGSFSDAAKAGYGVGADVFFGVPLIPLKVGGHAAYNRFNAKGSGSETFSILEILPSVRYSFLSLGVADIFAQVGVGYYNFSSSVSGSKTQNKLGFNIGPGVSVMFTPGMRLFVMPLYNLIKTENENTSYLSINLGLRF; this is translated from the coding sequence ATGAAAAAAATTACTGCTCTGGCGACGGTTTTTCTGCTTGCCGCGATTCTTACCGGCACTGTTTATGCCCTCCCCGGGGTAACATTTGATGTAGGGGCGGCGCTCCCCACGCCGTCAGGCTCATTCAGCGACGCCGCCAAAGCCGGGTATGGAGTAGGCGCAGATGTATTTTTCGGAGTTCCGCTGATACCGCTCAAAGTCGGCGGCCATGCGGCATACAACCGTTTCAATGCCAAAGGATCGGGCTCGGAAACATTCTCGATACTGGAAATTCTTCCCTCGGTCAGGTACTCGTTCCTCTCGCTCGGAGTTGCAGACATCTTTGCACAGGTTGGCGTGGGATATTATAATTTCAGCTCAAGCGTCTCCGGGTCTAAAACCCAGAACAAGCTCGGTTTCAACATCGGCCCTGGAGTATCGGTTATGTTCACACCGGGCATGCGCCTTTTCGTCATGCCACTCTACAATCTTATCAAAACGGAAAACGAAAACACCTCGTATCTTTCGATCAACCTGGGTTTGAGGTTTTAG
- a CDS encoding uroporphyrinogen decarboxylase family protein: MKQQLGNGDTAITHRERYIRCLTGQPVDRPPYWLLWSPWKTTRARWICEGMPDVENHRDLFDTDPRPAVVPVKYGPWPSLERVIGEDDKFIVHYDSWGVKRRDFKHGESMSEFLEFPVKNREDWELFRDRYLNPDNPERFPPDWKEQCAGFDKAGIPVHIGYYPDVGLFGCLRWLLGDEDMLIGFYTMPDLIRDILGHLTDIWLTLFERVAREAHVDIIHMFEDLCGRQGPLISPDMWMDFFAPHYRRFKAFADSHGIPLFSVDTDGKPYQLIGPMMGAGVNYMWPFEVAAGCDVNEVRRCHPRLALMGGIDKRALAIGPQAIDHELNRIRPVVEGGRYIPETDHSIPDNVSWDNYRHFADGLRKLVGKE; this comes from the coding sequence GTGAAACAACAATTAGGAAATGGGGATACTGCCATAACCCACCGTGAGCGCTACATCCGCTGTCTGACCGGGCAGCCTGTAGACCGTCCGCCGTACTGGCTTCTCTGGAGCCCGTGGAAAACCACACGAGCACGTTGGATATGTGAAGGTATGCCCGATGTCGAGAACCATCGCGACCTCTTCGATACCGACCCGAGACCGGCGGTCGTACCGGTGAAGTACGGGCCCTGGCCCTCCCTCGAAAGGGTGATCGGGGAAGACGACAAGTTTATCGTCCATTACGATTCATGGGGAGTGAAGCGGCGGGATTTCAAGCATGGCGAGTCCATGTCGGAATTCCTCGAGTTCCCGGTTAAGAACCGCGAAGACTGGGAACTCTTCCGCGACCGGTACCTCAACCCGGATAACCCGGAACGATTTCCGCCGGACTGGAAGGAACAATGCGCCGGATTCGACAAGGCCGGAATCCCCGTACACATCGGTTATTACCCGGATGTGGGGCTATTCGGCTGCCTCAGGTGGCTTCTCGGCGATGAGGACATGCTCATCGGGTTCTATACCATGCCCGATCTTATCCGCGACATACTCGGCCATCTGACAGATATCTGGCTGACTCTGTTCGAACGTGTCGCGCGCGAAGCCCATGTCGACATCATACACATGTTCGAGGACCTCTGCGGGCGGCAGGGGCCGCTTATCTCACCAGACATGTGGATGGACTTTTTCGCTCCGCACTACCGCCGTTTCAAGGCGTTTGCGGACAGTCACGGTATACCTTTGTTCTCGGTGGACACGGACGGCAAACCGTACCAGCTCATCGGGCCGATGATGGGAGCAGGAGTCAACTATATGTGGCCGTTCGAGGTCGCGGCGGGCTGTGATGTGAACGAGGTCAGGAGATGCCACCCCCGGCTGGCGTTAATGGGCGGCATCGACAAACGGGCGCTTGCCATCGGGCCTCAAGCAATCGACCACGAACTGAATCGTATAAGGCCGGTGGTTGAAGGCGGACGCTATATCCCCGAAACTGACCACAGCATCCCGGACAACGTCTCATGGGACAATTACCGGCATTTCGCGGACGGGCTCAGGAAGCTGGTCGGGAAAGAATGA
- a CDS encoding M20/M25/M40 family metallo-hydrolase, translated as MIERIKEAIKQRENEWIDFCRRLIQTPSPTYGEEAVANLILDEMKTLGYDEVWKDTKGNVIGVVNGTDQDAPVINLNSHMDQVAPGDEKDWPFPPFAAHMEGGRIYGRGASDTKGAIAVQTYAPRILMDAGTRPRSTVIATFVVEEEIWGQGTLYILETGGLSFDLSILGEGTSNEIMLGHRGCIGVYVTIIGKSAHASMPQEGHNPNIDAARFILRLQEVQERFAPHPELGKTTMTPTLYSTGDISRNVIPGKVVMYVDCRQSLEKCDDLVRILRGTADELGIRAEVNVVEFRKDVEKISEGFSTPVNHPYVQKARDIVRNTLGREVTLGYWQFCTDGRLTSRAGIPTFGFSPCEARLAHTVQDSVSISLMEESLLCYPFFFMEMQK; from the coding sequence ATGATCGAAAGGATTAAAGAAGCAATAAAGCAGCGGGAAAACGAGTGGATCGACTTTTGCAGAAGGCTTATCCAGACCCCTTCTCCCACGTATGGAGAAGAGGCGGTAGCGAATCTTATCCTCGACGAGATGAAAACGCTCGGATATGACGAGGTATGGAAAGATACGAAAGGCAACGTGATCGGGGTGGTGAATGGAACCGATCAAGATGCCCCGGTGATCAACCTCAATTCCCATATGGACCAGGTAGCGCCGGGCGATGAAAAAGACTGGCCCTTTCCGCCGTTTGCTGCGCACATGGAAGGCGGCCGCATCTATGGCCGTGGGGCGTCCGACACCAAAGGCGCCATCGCGGTGCAGACATACGCGCCGAGGATACTCATGGACGCCGGGACACGGCCGCGTTCGACAGTGATCGCAACTTTTGTGGTGGAAGAGGAAATCTGGGGGCAGGGGACGCTTTATATACTTGAGACTGGCGGACTCTCTTTCGACCTCTCCATCCTAGGCGAGGGTACATCGAATGAGATCATGCTCGGCCACCGCGGCTGCATCGGCGTCTATGTAACCATTATCGGTAAATCCGCTCATGCCTCCATGCCCCAGGAGGGGCATAATCCCAATATCGACGCCGCACGATTCATCCTTCGCCTCCAGGAGGTGCAGGAGCGATTCGCCCCGCATCCCGAATTGGGAAAAACCACGATGACTCCTACTTTATACAGCACAGGGGATATCTCAAGGAATGTCATCCCGGGAAAGGTGGTTATGTATGTTGACTGCCGCCAGTCGCTGGAAAAATGTGACGATCTCGTTAGGATTCTTCGGGGAACCGCCGATGAGTTGGGCATCCGCGCCGAGGTCAATGTTGTGGAGTTCAGGAAGGATGTGGAGAAAATTTCCGAAGGGTTTTCCACTCCGGTAAATCATCCGTATGTTCAGAAAGCGCGGGATATAGTGCGGAATACGCTGGGGCGGGAGGTCACACTGGGGTACTGGCAGTTTTGCACGGACGGCCGCCTGACCTCACGTGCGGGAATCCCCACTTTCGGGTTCAGTCCCTGTGAGGCACGCCTGGCTCATACAGTACAGGACAGCGTTTCCATTTCGCTCATGGAGGAATCGCTTCTCTGTTATCCGTTCTTTTTCATGGAAATGCAGAAATAG
- the bcp gene encoding thioredoxin-dependent thiol peroxidase, which yields MSELKPGDKVPVFSLPDQNGKTVSLTDFKGRKLIVYFYPKADTPGCIKQACSIRDARPDLASLGIAAVGISPDKPNKQKKFDEKYNLGFPLLSDPDHTVSAAYGVWGGKIRCGKLCEGITRSSFLIDESGTVIAVWYNIKPEDTVPKALNALEVK from the coding sequence ATGTCCGAATTAAAACCTGGGGATAAAGTCCCTGTCTTTTCCCTTCCCGATCAAAACGGCAAAACGGTTTCCCTGACGGATTTCAAAGGGCGGAAACTGATCGTATATTTTTACCCGAAAGCCGACACGCCGGGCTGCATCAAGCAGGCATGCAGTATCCGTGACGCCCGTCCTGATCTGGCGAGCCTCGGTATAGCCGCAGTCGGTATAAGTCCGGATAAACCGAACAAGCAGAAGAAGTTTGATGAAAAGTACAACCTGGGATTTCCGCTGCTATCCGATCCCGATCATACGGTGTCTGCGGCTTATGGAGTGTGGGGGGGAAAAATCAGGTGCGGGAAATTGTGCGAGGGTATCACCCGCTCATCGTTTCTCATCGACGAATCGGGAACGGTTATCGCGGTGTGGTATAACATCAAACCGGAAGACACGGTTCCCAAGGCGCTGAATGCTCTGGAAGTGAAATGA